One genomic segment of Aliarcobacter cibarius includes these proteins:
- a CDS encoding transposase — MKTIFIIKVMLYKRRVEGNNSKNNLALQMVNRVLKSGIYADYLLVDSWYAKPNFIYEIKEKDLDVIARLSKSNRIWQFIGKYKTLERLYTRVKSHKSSKLGNYNSIKYSYA, encoded by the coding sequence ATGAAAACTATTTTCATCATAAAAGTAATGCTTTATAAACGAAGAGTTGAAGGTAATAATAGTAAAAATAATTTAGCTCTTCAAATGGTAAATAGAGTATTAAAATCTGGAATATATGCAGATTATTTACTTGTTGATAGTTGGTATGCCAAACCAAATTTTATTTATGAAATAAAAGAAAAAGATCTTGATGTAATTGCAAGATTATCAAAATCAAATAGAATTTGGCAATTTATAGGAAAATATAAAACACTTGAAAGACTGTACACTCGAGTAAAAAGTCATAAATCTTCTAAACTAGGTAACTATAATTCTATTAAATACTCTTATGCCTAA
- a CDS encoding WYL domain-containing protein codes for MEYKYNIEDFKNIDFGETNEQEEKILEFCTTLKTTKEIFDYLNIDDDLDSFQMTIDEMVDYGLLLERFPNKPDHPKQKYKRNKSVKEETKQTRRVLELINRFNNGEKICIEGLQKAAQDAYDYNGSELDKLWFNESTKNKMGIPQPMSEKSIRRDLDIIKSHFPRAFELITTEKGCYKSLGKKMFDNFLNPEALSLMIQTFTIAQRSNMFDSFDISEEDKAILNKKAKEKNKIYEFKNRPFEHIEKDMEYFHIIEKNIKDRKTLYFEYEEMSGNVMKIEVKPYKILFMNDNFYVGCAVDNEYLYSTYRISRILDIKELGKRFILDPEIEQFIKDSQTPFSRYVKGYKSKMIDVIIEVVSKKAFYFSSKNYLSSQEIIEKKENGNLLIKYSVTQEIEVVELIKKWIPYVKVIEPLSLKNSIENELKEYLKV; via the coding sequence ATGGAATACAAATACAATATAGAAGATTTTAAAAATATAGATTTTGGAGAAACAAATGAACAAGAAGAAAAAATTCTTGAGTTTTGTACAACATTAAAAACTACTAAAGAGATATTTGATTACTTAAATATAGATGATGATTTAGATTCTTTTCAAATGACTATAGATGAAATGGTAGATTATGGACTTTTATTAGAAAGATTTCCAAATAAACCTGATCATCCTAAACAAAAATACAAACGAAATAAATCAGTTAAAGAAGAAACTAAACAAACAAGAAGAGTATTAGAACTTATTAACAGATTTAATAATGGCGAAAAAATTTGTATTGAAGGATTGCAGAAAGCTGCACAAGATGCTTATGATTATAATGGTTCAGAATTAGACAAGCTATGGTTTAATGAAAGTACTAAAAATAAAATGGGTATTCCACAACCTATGTCAGAAAAAAGTATTCGAAGAGATTTAGATATTATAAAATCTCATTTTCCAAGAGCATTTGAATTAATTACTACAGAAAAAGGTTGTTATAAATCATTGGGTAAAAAGATGTTTGATAATTTTTTAAATCCTGAAGCACTTTCACTAATGATTCAAACTTTTACTATTGCTCAGCGAAGTAATATGTTTGATAGTTTTGATATTAGTGAAGAAGATAAAGCTATATTAAATAAAAAAGCAAAAGAAAAAAATAAAATTTATGAATTTAAAAATAGACCATTTGAACATATTGAAAAAGATATGGAGTATTTTCATATTATTGAGAAAAATATAAAAGATAGAAAAACTTTATATTTTGAATATGAAGAGATGAGTGGTAATGTAATGAAAATAGAAGTAAAACCTTATAAAATTTTGTTTATGAATGATAACTTTTATGTAGGGTGTGCAGTAGATAATGAATATCTATATAGTACATATAGAATATCAAGAATTCTAGATATAAAAGAATTAGGTAAAAGATTTATTCTAGATCCAGAAATTGAACAATTTATTAAAGATTCACAAACTCCTTTTAGTAGATATGTTAAAGGGTATAAATCAAAAATGATTGATGTTATCATTGAGGTAGTTAGTAAAAAAGCTTTTTATTTTAGTTCTAAAAATTATTTATCATCACAAGAGATTATTGAAAAGAAAGAAAATGGAAATTTATTAATAAAATATTCAGTTACACAAGAAATAGAGGTAGTAGAATTGATAAAAAAATGGATACCTTATGTTAAAGTAATTGAACCATTAAGTCTAAAAAATAGTATTGAAAATGAATTAAAAGAGTATTTAAAAGTATAA
- a CDS encoding PcfJ domain-containing protein — translation MNTLSWHLNLNINSVRNLFSQIELPYEIDCYVCSCGHNEIIIKEQKGILDYICLHCENEFFCNANFYNNNHSWYEPIYELFDEDFILYLKPNVYYDENNKIIRAAFQIKVPKTVDLASNKIIYTDKDIFELEIDQFGNYKEQLHTNFNLNGELTEKEIMFYKYVSQEDLINRNFYLTEYKKSILKELKNCKYAFNSKVALKTSNLKEYCYFIKHNNLLDLEFFKWKNVEILPKDEKFTILKALDFVMNYRKEKSLKKLVFDNYKFQMKEYKSYDLVYIYSITRNIKDINILNRMMNLDFYLHREYINHPTNLCQFIKFLTKNFSEKQIEKLFISYKQAEMFWLNDSVLIFFEIANDAEDLVLSKCKKENIHNDIIKYHQMLLTKKDFDTTFEFDDKFLKACTNILDYEIKLPTNGIELYDWSNKLQNCLSGYCRIIKEKQTIVYGFFKDSVIKFAVEIQDNKIFQSKSKYNQDLQDKEMSLVNGWFKEYFEEKISTENSEKDT, via the coding sequence ATGAACACTCTATCTTGGCATTTAAATCTAAATATAAATAGTGTGAGAAATCTATTTTCACAAATAGAGCTTCCTTATGAGATTGATTGCTATGTTTGTAGTTGTGGACATAATGAAATTATAATTAAAGAACAAAAGGGTATTTTAGATTATATTTGTTTGCATTGTGAAAATGAATTTTTTTGTAATGCAAATTTTTATAATAATAACCACAGTTGGTATGAACCAATTTATGAGTTATTTGATGAAGATTTTATTTTGTATTTAAAGCCAAATGTATATTATGATGAAAATAATAAGATAATAAGAGCTGCTTTCCAAATTAAAGTCCCAAAAACAGTAGATTTAGCAAGTAATAAAATAATTTATACAGATAAAGATATTTTTGAATTAGAAATAGATCAATTTGGAAACTATAAAGAACAGCTACACACTAATTTTAATTTAAATGGTGAATTAACTGAAAAAGAGATAATGTTTTATAAATATGTTTCCCAAGAAGATTTAATTAATAGAAATTTTTATTTGACTGAGTATAAAAAAAGTATATTAAAAGAATTAAAAAATTGTAAATATGCATTTAATTCTAAAGTAGCCTTAAAAACATCAAATTTAAAAGAGTATTGTTATTTTATAAAACATAATAATCTTTTAGATTTAGAATTCTTTAAATGGAAAAATGTAGAAATACTACCTAAAGATGAAAAGTTTACCATACTTAAAGCACTTGATTTTGTTATGAACTATAGAAAAGAGAAATCATTAAAGAAATTAGTATTTGATAATTACAAATTTCAGATGAAAGAATATAAATCTTATGATTTGGTTTATATTTACTCGATTACTAGAAATATAAAAGATATAAATATTTTAAATAGAATGATGAATCTAGATTTTTATTTGCATAGAGAGTACATAAATCATCCAACAAATTTATGCCAATTTATTAAATTCTTAACTAAAAACTTTAGTGAGAAACAAATAGAAAAACTTTTTATTTCTTATAAACAAGCGGAAATGTTTTGGTTAAATGACTCAGTTTTGATATTTTTTGAAATAGCTAATGATGCTGAAGATTTAGTACTTAGTAAATGTAAAAAAGAAAATATTCATAATGATATAATCAAATATCATCAAATGCTTTTAACTAAAAAAGATTTTGATACAACATTTGAATTTGATGATAAATTTTTAAAAGCTTGCACAAATATTTTAGATTATGAGATAAAACTACCAACAAATGGAATAGAGCTTTATGATTGGTCGAATAAACTTCAAAATTGTCTCTCAGGATATTGCAGAATAATTAAAGAGAAACAAACAATTGTATATGGTTTTTTCAAAGATAGTGTAATTAAATTTGCAGTTGAAATACAAGATAATAAAATATTTCAATCTAAAAGTAAATATAATCAAGATCTTCAAGATAAAGAGATGAGTTTAGTAAATGGTTGGTTCAAAGAGTATTTTGAAGAGAAAATATCTACTGAAAATTCAGAAAAAGATACCTAA
- a CDS encoding transposase, which produces MLLCLTTTTHKTLGRIKIVFIKTKDNLIPIVSTNINLSDIEIINTYKKRWNIEQGYKDLREYFQFGKEENRIYEALIARITLSFLAYNLTSYINRINNEPQTLGELFRNLECQLETLAISMELFIKILEQLVQAQEIVKRNKDLEQIILMLRVYTKKQLGFMCES; this is translated from the coding sequence ATACTCTTATGCCTAACTACAACTACACATAAAACACTTGGTAGAATTAAAATAGTTTTTATAAAAACAAAAGATAATCTTATTCCAATTGTTTCAACAAATATAAATTTATCAGATATTGAAATTATTAATACCTATAAAAAACGATGGAATATTGAACAAGGATATAAAGATTTGCGAGAGTATTTCCAATTTGGTAAAGAAGAAAATAGAATTTACGAAGCACTCATTGCTAGGATTACTCTATCTTTCCTTGCTTATAACCTTACAAGCTATATCAATCGTATCAATAATGAACCACAAACATTAGGAGAACTTTTCAGAAATTTAGAGTGTCAGCTTGAAACCCTTGCAATTTCGATGGAACTATTTATAAAAATATTAGAACAACTAGTTCAAGCCCAAGAAATTGTCAAGAGAAATAAAGATTTGGAACAGATTATCCTAATGCTCAGGGTTTACACTAAAAAACAGCTCGGTTTTAT
- a CDS encoding MYG1 family protein has translation MKKLIATHNKIFHADEVTAIALLQIFTDYEIEVERIDHDTNDFSKYDFVIDISKKYDGIKYFDHHQFKGGKSSAGLIWEYLDLSEKYPKISKLIDLVDRNDVGIEKAKPFEFSSLIKCYNTRNLLSEEQNQQFYRAVDFAKNVILSMKDMEEGMIKAKDIINSSFSFNHNPKIIELSEFTPYWTSYINGTTMPFIKAVVWEDEDDNTWKVKVPSKTVGSFELNGKALKQDNNMEFVHSNGHFAIAKDEITMIKYLSKNI, from the coding sequence ATGAAAAAACTAATAGCTACTCACAATAAAATCTTCCACGCAGATGAAGTAACAGCAATTGCACTTTTACAAATTTTTACTGATTATGAAATAGAAGTTGAAAGAATTGACCATGATACTAATGATTTCTCTAAATATGATTTTGTAATAGATATTAGTAAAAAATATGATGGAATAAAATATTTTGATCATCATCAGTTTAAAGGTGGAAAAAGTTCAGCTGGTTTAATTTGGGAATATTTGGATTTAAGTGAAAAATATCCGAAAATTTCTAAACTTATTGATTTAGTTGATAGAAATGATGTTGGAATTGAGAAGGCAAAACCATTTGAGTTTTCATCTTTAATTAAATGCTATAACACTAGAAATTTATTATCAGAAGAACAAAATCAACAATTTTATAGAGCTGTTGATTTTGCAAAAAATGTAATTTTATCAATGAAAGATATGGAAGAGGGGATGATAAAAGCAAAAGATATTATAAATAGTTCTTTTAGTTTTAATCATAACCCAAAAATTATTGAATTAAGTGAATTTACACCCTATTGGACAAGCTATATAAATGGAACTACTATGCCATTTATAAAAGCAGTTGTTTGGGAAGATGAAGATGATAATACATGGAAAGTAAAAGTACCTTCAAAAACTGTTGGTTCTTTTGAACTAAATGGTAAAGCATTAAAACAAGATAATAATATGGAATTTGTTCATTCTAATGGACATTTTGCAATTGCCAAAGATGAGATAACGATGATTAAATATCTATCTAAGAATATTTGA
- a CDS encoding response regulator: protein MNNEILIHNDNISKSVSREFESQNIIHFDYLSSDYNKLDDYISKVIVEDLKTKNFNMIFIKDNLSLNYLELYGLRVAYHIRLSQELGEKKFIPIVILSDLNTCGLNKIEPMSRITFTKNVYVEPNNLLIIEKYKNKTFSKFNEINYKKDFLDLINIESPENSTNHSIANEWAIYKWAKELGITDSQSINNTIAKISNHLYFKYLQQLHQIEDDINILEEKKQVKCPPSLKIVKQKATSEKKIMIIDDELDKGWEDIFEEYFKKKRNFTISKDLPFEFKNKNYEDIEENIINIIFEEKPDLIILDMRLVVIDHKKETNPEDISGIKLLNKIKCTSLDTKLNPGIQVVMLSATTRSDILEQAYKENKIVGYIQKDHMENRFFSTKENIEKLSELLINAEKNFYMKNIWSTQKEILNFNIIKRSSDEYMISIKLQVESIFNLLNSNLEKKINLVILSFYNIIEFLIKYYGGTHGSGFSQIKDICNDKLGIHTLDTSLSEIICTRNYKAHGEDETEIQKYCQKNTIKDPNNTYIIKWFEAIKEILKEINKKESK, encoded by the coding sequence ATGAATAATGAAATTTTAATTCATAATGACAATATTTCTAAAAGTGTTAGTAGAGAATTTGAATCTCAAAATATAATTCACTTTGATTATTTAAGTAGTGATTATAATAAACTAGATGACTATATATCAAAAGTTATAGTTGAGGACCTTAAAACTAAAAATTTTAATATGATATTTATTAAAGACAATTTATCATTGAATTATCTTGAGCTATATGGTCTTAGAGTAGCATATCATATTAGATTATCTCAAGAGTTAGGTGAAAAAAAATTTATTCCTATAGTGATATTAAGTGATTTAAATACCTGTGGTTTAAATAAAATAGAACCTATGTCCAGAATAACTTTTACAAAAAATGTATATGTAGAGCCAAATAATTTGTTAATTATTGAAAAATATAAAAACAAAACTTTTTCTAAATTTAATGAAATAAATTATAAAAAAGATTTTTTAGATTTAATAAATATTGAATCTCCCGAAAACTCCACGAACCATAGTATAGCAAATGAATGGGCAATTTATAAATGGGCAAAAGAATTAGGAATAACTGATTCTCAATCTATCAACAATACTATTGCTAAAATATCTAATCATTTATATTTTAAATATTTGCAACAGTTACATCAAATTGAAGATGATATTAATATTTTAGAAGAAAAGAAACAAGTCAAGTGTCCTCCTAGTTTAAAAATTGTTAAACAAAAAGCTACATCAGAAAAAAAGATAATGATTATTGATGATGAACTTGATAAAGGCTGGGAAGATATATTTGAAGAATATTTTAAAAAGAAAAGAAACTTTACTATATCTAAAGATCTGCCTTTTGAGTTTAAGAATAAAAATTATGAAGATATAGAAGAAAATATAATAAATATTATTTTTGAAGAAAAACCAGATCTAATAATTTTGGATATGAGATTAGTTGTTATCGACCATAAAAAAGAAACTAATCCTGAAGATATTTCGGGAATAAAACTTTTAAATAAAATAAAATGTACATCACTAGATACAAAGTTAAATCCAGGTATTCAAGTAGTAATGTTAAGTGCAACCACTAGAAGTGATATTCTTGAACAAGCTTATAAAGAAAACAAGATAGTTGGATATATTCAAAAAGATCATATGGAAAATAGATTCTTTTCAACAAAAGAAAATATTGAAAAATTATCTGAACTATTAATAAATGCTGAAAAAAATTTTTACATGAAAAATATTTGGAGTACTCAAAAAGAAATTTTAAATTTCAACATAATAAAAAGATCCTCAGATGAATATATGATTTCTATAAAATTACAGGTAGAAAGTATTTTCAATTTATTGAATAGTAATCTGGAAAAGAAAATAAATTTAGTAATATTGTCGTTTTATAACATCATTGAGTTTTTAATTAAATATTATGGTGGAACACATGGATCAGGATTTAGTCAAATAAAAGATATTTGCAATGATAAATTGGGCATCCATACTTTAGATACTTCATTGAGTGAAATTATATGCACTAGAAATTATAAGGCTCATGGTGAAGATGAGACGGAAATTCAAAAATATTGTCAAAAAAATACAATTAAAGATCCAAATAATACCTATATTATTAAATGGTTTGAAGCAATAAAAGAAATATTAAAAGAAATTAATAAAAAGGAATCAAAATAA
- the ftsA gene encoding cell division protein FtsA: protein MKETILAVDMGSSNITSVIATNNNKQVDIINISSTQSLGIKKGTIVDIEDLFLALKNSVETVKKDNSIEINKTVVSLCGKDSLNIKSSGKINIPDRLVTNREINQLLQICMYNASIPYDYEMIQLIPKLFIIDGVQTVNPLSQAGNNLEVYVNIIVVKKNLLANVKNMFQRLDIFNVNFVLKSYSSLFSLTNLKQRMRGIAVLDLGSQTSEIIAIKGATFLFNDFIAIGSQNITNDLVMMLNISSSDAENIKLQYSNLLTNYNELDNKDCTLKVESNIDSINLSNIQTIVHARVEELLVILKNKLKNSGCISDLEEGIIITGGLSKLKGIKELANKIFEGIPIVIQNPIEDKNSFNDLDESIISSSIGSINYIVNFDDRIELDSNKSLLINRSIQNNNNQQQEKPKPPKEEMILTPLQPKGVSKLKDLYKRFVEIF from the coding sequence ATGAAAGAAACAATTTTAGCTGTTGATATGGGATCTTCAAATATCACATCAGTTATTGCAACAAATAACAATAAACAAGTAGATATTATTAATATATCTTCTACACAAAGCTTAGGTATAAAAAAAGGGACTATTGTTGATATTGAAGATCTATTTTTAGCTCTTAAAAACTCTGTTGAAACAGTTAAAAAAGATAACTCAATTGAAATTAATAAAACAGTTGTATCTTTGTGTGGTAAAGACTCTTTGAATATTAAAAGCTCTGGAAAAATTAATATACCTGATAGATTAGTTACTAATAGAGAGATAAATCAACTTTTACAAATTTGTATGTATAACGCATCTATTCCTTATGATTATGAGATGATTCAGCTAATTCCTAAACTATTTATTATTGATGGCGTTCAAACAGTTAATCCATTAAGTCAAGCTGGAAATAATCTTGAAGTTTATGTAAATATTATTGTTGTTAAAAAAAATCTATTAGCTAATGTTAAAAATATGTTTCAAAGATTAGATATATTTAATGTAAACTTTGTTTTAAAATCTTATTCATCTCTATTTAGTTTGACTAATTTAAAACAAAGAATGAGAGGTATAGCTGTTTTAGATTTAGGATCACAAACAAGTGAAATAATTGCTATAAAAGGTGCAACTTTTTTATTTAATGATTTTATAGCTATTGGTTCACAAAATATAACTAATGATTTAGTGATGATGCTTAATATCTCTTCTAGTGATGCTGAAAATATTAAACTTCAATACTCTAATCTTCTTACTAACTATAATGAATTAGATAATAAAGATTGCACATTAAAAGTTGAATCTAATATTGATAGTATAAATCTTTCAAATATACAAACAATAGTTCATGCAAGAGTAGAGGAGTTACTAGTTATTCTAAAAAATAAACTCAAAAACTCTGGATGTATTAGTGATTTAGAAGAGGGAATAATAATTACAGGTGGATTATCAAAACTAAAAGGTATTAAAGAGTTAGCTAATAAAATATTTGAAGGTATTCCTATCGTTATTCAAAACCCAATTGAAGATAAAAATAGCTTTAATGATCTTGATGAATCTATTATCTCTTCTTCAATAGGCTCAATAAATTATATTGTAAATTTTGATGATAGAATAGAATTAGACTCAAATAAATCTTTGCTAATTAATAGGTCTATTCAAAATAATAATAATCAACAGCAAGAAAAACCAAAACCACCAAAAGAAGAGATGATTCTAACTCCACTACAACCAAAAGGAGTTTCAAAATTAAAAGATCTTTATAAAAGATTCGTTGAAATCTTTTAA